In Benincasa hispida cultivar B227 chromosome 8, ASM972705v1, whole genome shotgun sequence, the sequence cacctaagttctatcaccgatatcactaacatcactcatattgtggttatcagtaatagcttctttcactgataacatcactgataagatgctatcaatgatctcactgatatcatgctatcattgatagttctctatcaccgataacgtacTATCATTGGTAGCtttatcaccgataacgtgctatcgggtagtttctatcatcgataacatgctattagtattagcttctatcactaataacatgcatgtttgattatattttcatagttaatagccacttacattttagttcgagatttaactttattaattaaattcactaagatGACTATCAATggtagatttctataagtggctattaactatgaaaatataatcaaagattaagttatcaatgatagaaaatattagtggctaaatagactttcatttgctatttatatttgttatttgttataataatcacgGCTTGTtagtgttaagtcacttataattgagtactttcaagttTTAGGTACGAAACtcagcctcataattcttgtgaaaaaaaggggaaaaagaaaaaattcaaataaaggaaagaaaaattttaaaaataaaagaaagagaagaagcaaatactgaagaaaggaaataaaattaaatagaaaaaaggaagcaaaaatcagagaaatgaaagaaaaagtaaaaaaagtaaaagaaagggaagaaacaaaaaatcggagaaaggaaggaaactaaaaatagaaaaaagaataagcaagaaccgaagaaagaaaaagaggaataagcaaaaatcgaagaaagaaaagaaaataaaaaaaaaagagaaaaaagaaaataaaaaagaaggaaatgaaagaaaataaaaaataaaggaaagaataaaattaaaaaaaaaaagaaagaaagaagcaaaATCTGGCAAAGGAGGgcgaaattggaaattaaaaagaaattcaaaaattgactagtcaactcatctatatttgcaaatatttttaagatgtaatatattttaaaactttttctcttattctactatgtaTTACAAGGGCTAGGGTTGCCCATGTCGACTACTCCATTGGACATTGTCCTATATCGCTAGCTACTAATGTTGTTTCCTTTTGATAGAAGTTATACAtaatttttggttttaaagATTATACAGTATCAGAAACTTCAAGTAGGTTGTTCATCGTCAATCTAATGCCTTAGTCACATCTAAATCTAAAACAACGTGTGAATCGAAATCCTCGTGAAGTAGGTAAAAACCACACTATAGTcttaatgtaattatatttaaaatcaacTCCCAAGGAAAACTCCCCAAAGAAGTTTTAAATTACCGTGAGTTTTCCTAAAATCATGGAATTTTTTACCTATTACTTTGGATTTTCCTAAAATGAGGAAAATATCCATGAACCGTGTATATGGGAGGCATAAGcagaattgaaaaattatgtctATAGATGCCCTAcacatcaaattttttttttttcacaaatcaTACAACTCAAAAAATGATCtgtacatgggttgggttgaggatattttttggaccaatccGAAATTTCGGGTTGGTTTGATTGGCTACACAAATGACCAAAATAAAGttttcaacccaatccaactcaatccttaaaattcgggttgggttggattgggttgtcgggttataatttttttttaaatgaaaatatgtaaatttatatagaacacatgactaataattaatatctcataaaattaagatgctaaatatatgtgatatttattgtaaactttaaacaaagacacatatcataacaattttaaaagaataatattaaaaatttaaaaaattaatcaatacaactAAATCAAACTTTAACAATTGAAAATTCAACTTAACCTAACCCAAGAACAAAATTAACCAAATCCAAcccttacattttgggttgAGTAGTCTAAATTATTCTACCCCTAATGATCATATTTCTAATTAGAcattctgtttggccatctaccacaatttctctaattttctctctttttttttcttgttaacCCTATTCTAAACATGTTAGGAAACTTTGTTGAAGTGGATCCAAGGATTAAATTGGGCCATGAATCATTAAGATCATGGACCATTTTTAAGGCTCGAACCCACTTGGAAAATGATCCCACTAAAATCCTAATCCATCATATGGGCCGACCCAACTTGTTTGGATCTGAACCCAACCAAGTTGAATTCATTCTCaacttttttttcctaataaattTGGGAAAAAGAATCCATAGAAAATTCGTACAGATTTAACTGGAGATTAAAAAAAAGGCATATATATTGATAATTACACATATAAttacaaattcaaaaaaaaGAACATACAAAAGAACAATATTATGAAGATCAATGCAATTTGTGGAGTATGACCAAATTCAAAGAGTGGATACAATAGAATAAAAGTTGCTAAGGAACTTGGGTGCACCCTGAGctgaaaaagaagcaatataCATAcagattgtaaattttttccaCAGGAATGGGACCCTACCGGAATTAATCTTTAATATGACCGAGATTTTCTATTTAGGCGAAAAAtgggagaaggagaaggagaaggagacaATTCTCCATAAACTAACAAAGGGCCGAAAATTCTCCGCCTTCAGCCTGACTTTATTCACTCCTCACTCGGTttgcttctttttcaatttattatatttaaatttcaagttttattgtttaatgaatatcTTTGAATCATATATTTCACATctagattatatatattaaaaattttcatttcaaattattcttttaaataaaaaaattagtggAAAATTAACTACATAATTAAAACTTTTCAACTGAATTTATTTAAGTTAATcgacttatatatatatatatataacgtgAGATAATTTTCCACGAGGAACTTATCCCTACAATTACAACAAGATCTCACAAAATCAAAGGATGAATTTCATGAGGATGGAGAATGAAATGAAGAGTTGGAACAGGAATGAGGAAAACATCCTCCCTCTGCATTGGCCCGCCCCCGTTTTGTGAACATTTCCAAAAATATACTATGGGGCTCGAAACCCTTGAAAATAGGAAGTAAATTGATTGGTGAAGAAGTTGAAAACGTCATGATCCTATAAGGATATTAACATTTCATTTTAGATTACTTTAGATGATTTTAagacaaaatataatatatatgaatttccagaattttttttgtagatGATCCATTTAAAGACCCTTTTATGATAGACCCACACCACCCACAAATATATGAAATCTAATATTTTGTTTACGTCACACATTTTATGACATATCTTGTGACTTTGTCTATTTATAGCCTAACGTGATAACCATCTTTATTgcgatttttatttttctttatattttccccttttttctcattgtttattatatttttggaTGAGAAAAATGACTcaatgtttattatatttttgaaTGAGAAAAATGAGGATCGTGGAGATAACCATCGCATTATAGTTACATGACCATCCATAACATGATACTTATaaaatttactatgttttttccatttttctcatagtttgttgggttttgctaaaaaaaaattgtgatatGGATGGTCATTGTGTTACTATTACGATAAACATGGTCATCACTAATACGATGAGTTATAATATCCGATAGTGCATAAGATTTTATACATTTGTGGGGCTAGTGGATCATCAATCCTAAAGACTCTACTAAAAgtcatatgaaaaaaaaaaaaaaaaaaaaaaaaaaaaaacttagattgTTTGACTCCAtcctatttttctaaaaattatgtTAAATGTGGAACTTATGGGATGTAGGAGCCACACATCTGAGTTGATTTCTTTGGTTTatacaatttattttctatttaaataGCGTTCTTTTGTTCACCTACCATTAAGCGACTACCTCAATACATATGTCGTGTTTATGGAATAAGTAGTATAAACCCAAACGACTATATAATAAAGATGTCTACTTTAGTTTTATgcatttgtttttaaaaatgatgcatACCTACAAAGTTTTAACCACTTTATACCCTTTACATATTCACCGATTGGCTTTCAACCATATTCCTTTCCAACTGCCTTATAATAAAGGCCAACAAATTTTAAATGACATCACATCTTTTCCATATAATGAAGTGCCACATATTCCCTAAAACATTCTTCCTATATACCCCTCCAAATCAACATATGATAACATGTGTCACCACCATCACTTACTCCATTGCCTAATAATATCGTGGCATATAGCTTAGATAAGGATGATGCAAACCATATTAATCAACACAAAATGTCCATGATTGGGGTGAAATAGGAGATGATGAGATGAATAAATATGTTATGGATTAGTTGGAAGTAGAAAATTAGACATATTCTCTCTTTCACTCTTTATTACATTGTTTATTATTTCTTATTCAGACTCGAATAATTTACAACCTACTATAACATAGATCAGTGCCAAAAACTCTCTAAATTTAGAACAGGATCAAAGGGATTTCACGATAATTTTTCATTGGTTGCATCTGATTTATAATGTCTAAATAGcttgaaaaaaaatactaattttaaatttatgtttatgttgATGAACCTTTTTAGTAAATAGGAGGTTAGATTTGGAGCATAGTCTCTTGGTTGTTTAATTATGAGTTATAAATATTCCTAACATTcttattttatatgattttgTCATTTGCcaagattttgaaatagttgTGGTTGTGGGTGCGTCCTTTACATGTATGAAAATGATGCTCCTTTCGGCCTAATTTCTTTATGTTCTCTGGGCCTGCCTAAGATTGCGCTAGCTCTTTTAGCTTCGAGTTTAAGCTTCTATTAATGTTCTAATCCACCATTTATACATCTTCAAAATCCTTTCTTTTttatccttttcttttttcagtgAACGCGTACAGATCACGTCTCTTTGTTTTGTAGCTACAGTCTCTCTCGTGAAATTTTGAGTACAACTTCCTCTTCTTGCGCGTGGGTGCGATAGTAATCGAGATTTGAGGAGCTACGTCTgccacaaaataaaataatctctTTGCTTTTCAAGGGATAAATGGGGATTTTATAGAATTACGTTACATTTACAGGTCACCGCTTTtcaattcttctttcttctctatTGGAATTGCAACTCCAGAGTTCTAAATCTGATCAAAAAGTCACCATCTCTGTGACTATTTCCTTCTAAATCCCTTTTCCTTGTAAGTACTTTTCTGTCTATCTGATTTCCCTTCctttacttctttttcttctttctgatttCTGGGTTTGTTTTCTTCTCATACGTTAGACGATAAGGATCCTGGATTTTGGATTTTTCTGTCCCAATTTTTCGATTTTCATCCTTTTTATGAACTGGGCATTCGTGAATCGTTTTGTTCTTGGCTGTTTAAGGGGGTTATTGCTACAATTTGGGCTCCTATTGAGGTAACTTTTACTGGGTGTTTGTGTTTTCTGCCGTTTGATGTGAAACTTTTGTTGCCTGTCTCAAGTGATGTCTGCAGAGGCAGACGTTAAAAGACAGTTGATGAACCAAAAGAGTGAGTATTCATTTTCATGACTCATGGGCTTAGATGAATTTCTAGGTTGAGTTTTCTACAGTAGTAACTTACAGGGACATCTTCTTATGAGGATAATCAGGTGAGGAACTAGGTGCTTATTTATTTGACTCTGGATTTTAGAGCTGATTTATTCCTCAAAGTGAATAACCCCActagaaatcaaataaaatttgttgCTGTGAATAAGGGATTTAAGACTTAAGGGAATCACTTGGTTGATTTGATTGTTTGGGAAGTCTTGGCGTTTAGTTAGAGATAGTTATGCAGAGGGTTCGATTGTCATCCCAACAAACACCTGTGCTTAAGTTGGGTGATTCACAAATGACATTATCCCCAAAGTTTAGGTTAGCAATTATCAAGTCTCATCTGTTAAATCCTTCATCGGACTTGGAATCATCTCTTTATGGGGAACCCTTAATTCCAGGTCTTCCAGATGATGTTGCATTAAACTGCCTTCTCAGGTTACCGGTTCACAGCCACGCCGCTTGTCGGGTTGTTTGCAAGAGATGGCATCAGCTATTGGGTAGTAAAGAGAGATTCTTCACTAGGAGGAAAGAGTTAGGTTTCAAAGAACCTTGGCTTTTTGTATTTGCTTTCCACAAATGTACTGGAAAGATTCAGTGGCAGGTTCTTGATCTTACTCATTTCTCTTGGCATAGTATCCCACTCATGCCTTGCAAGGATAAGGTTTGTCCTCACGGCTTTAGGTGTGTCTCTATCCCTCATGAGGGCACTCTCTTTGTTTGTGGTGGTATGGTATCGGATGTCGACTGTCCCCTCGACTTGGTCTTGAAGTATGAGATGCAGAAAAATCGTTGGACTGTGATGAATCAAATGATCACAGCGAGGTCGTTTTTCGCTAGTGGAGTCATTGATGGTAAAATTTACGTGGCTGGAGGGAATAGCACTGATCTTTTCGAGCTCGACTCAGCTGAGGTTTTAGATCCTATCCAAGGGAGTTGGAACTCCATTGCAAGCATGGGAACAAATATGGCTTCATACGATGCTGCAGTTCTCAATGGGAAGCTTTTAGTGACAGAAGGCTGGCTGTGGCCTTTCTATGTGGCTCCAAGGGGACAAGTTTATGATCCAACAACTAATCATTGGGAAACTATGCCCATTGGTTTGAGAGAAGGCTGGACTGGTTCAAGTGTAGTGGTTTATGGCCACTTGTTTGTTGTTTCAGAGCTTGAAAGAATGAAGCTTAAGGTTTATGATGCAGCTTCTGATTCCTGGGAAGCTATCGAAGGGCCTCCTTTACCAGAGCAGATATGCAAACCTTTCGCTGTGAATGCATGTGACTCGACCATATACGTTGTCGGTAGGAACCTACATGTAGCAGTGGGCCGTATCTCTCAGCTGAGCAAAAAGGGGATGAGCGAAAATAAGTGGAGCTTTAATGTAAGTTGGCATGTTGTTGATGCACCAGAATGCTTCTCTGATTTGACACCCTCAAGCTCTCAGGTGTTGTTTGCTTAGGTATCATCCTTTTTCGGCTCCCCCCCAATGTCTTGTATGATTTTGAATATGTTACAATCAAAGAGAATTAGCTATAGATCTGATTATAGATGTGTGGAAAGGTGTTTGTTCAAAGTGGCGTGTATCAGAGTACTGACTATAAGTCCGTAAatcgttttttttctttttcatcatgaGTCGGATGCATAATGCATAACTTTAAATTATTGCAGTTCTATATATGTTTCTCAGTAATTAGCACAAAGCTTTgtctatttttaaaatgtttccTGATTACCTGAACCAGAGAAAGCTGCTACTACTTTATCACTGTATAGGCATCTAAggatcaaaattttcatttaggaAAGAAACTTAAATAGCTTACACAGAACATCTGCTAATTGACCCAGTATGTCTCATCAAGTTCAAAGTCCTAGATTAAGATATTGAAAGTGAATCTGTTAAAATATACTTTCCTTATACCTTTTTGTGTATCTTTTATTGCTGCTTTTTGACTTTCTGTACTATTTGTAATATCAATCTGTCTCGTCGAGTGATGAGATGTGACTAGTAAGTTATCCGTTCTCTTGTCGTTGGTGTCTAAAATCTTTCTTGTTCCTAACACCCATATTTCGAAGCTGCATATTTCAGATAATGAAAGCATTCTTGCTAGGTTATAACCAGAACCTCAAATCTGGCTCATTTCATAGAGCCTCAAGAATAGTTAGAAATTTCCATCTTGTACGGTTCTAAAAGACATTTAACTTGGAATCATGTGACTGTTTCCTAGAATATAGATTGTCCAAAGAGAAACCTGCCTTGTGAATCACTGCTGAATAGCTGCTTGCTTCTTCTCACTGCTTCCTTCATAAGTGCTTTCTGAGCCTTTACGGTTCTGAAATGGGTAATGAAGATTTGAAGGTGGTTTTTTGGTCTTTTTCCATCAAAACaccccattgagaaagaaccaAATTCTTTGAGAATCATGAATCCATGATTCATTGTGATAAGGATGAGAAGACTTTGGTATGAAAAGTTTATCTTGACAGTCTGGTTTGATAGTGGAAATGGAAGATTTGCAAAGTGGGAAAATGTCCTTTCCCTTTTCTCTGACTTTTTTTTTGGTCCCTTACAAATTGGACATTCTCATTTCATTTTGGAACTGATTCAAACCTCAATACACTAAAATTCCTTTTTGTTGATATATTTTGACTCATAAGTTTACTgttatcactttttttttttttttttttttgttaggacTTGAACTTCTACTCTCTTGGCAGAAGGTGTATATTTCTGGACCAATAGAGTTATAGTCAAGTTAGCGACAAAAGCTATTTGATAATGTGAAATGGGTAGTCCACAAATATGCATCATTTGAGTTTGTTTGTTGGTTTTTGAAAAGATTTAAGGGATGATGTAGAAAGATTTTATTGAGGCCACAGTGAAGTTATGCTGTCAAACTACCAAATCAATTGAATATTGTTGGTTGAGTTGTTCTTTTCAAAGGATCAAATACTATTATATTTCTATCAAAAGTTGAGCCAATTAAATCATTCGGTTGATGGGTTTTCGGCATTAATGAAGTTTCATCAGTGATTTCAAACTGCTTTTAAAGCTTTTTTTTAATGAGCTTCTGAaacacattatatatatattaaaacaaaacttaagTGCTTTATTGGCTATTTTTGACCTAAATGTtgaacattttcttttctttaattttatgtatgatTGCTTCCAATCATTTCTTTATATCGCCTTCTTTGACAAATCTGCATCACTAAGATTGTTTATATAAAGTTTTCTccttgaaaactaaattaaccATTATGGATgtcctttgaaaaaaaaaaatgcataatgGATATATTGTTCAAATTCAaggaataatatatatttaatcaatgtcTATAATTATATATAGATATTATCTAAACTTAGCAACAAAttcaagaaaaattattttaaatgacaaaaaaaatatttacaattattaacaaaatatcactgttTGTCTGTGATAAATCGTGATAGACTATTATTTATTCCCGTTTATCGCAATCTATCACAAATaaattgtgatattttgttatacttgtaaatattttaatttatttttctatatttgaaaataaccctaaattcaaatgATGTAAAAAAACTTTCAAGAACTAATactaaaatagtaaaatatcgaagcttaattacaaaaatgagaagaaaaattATCGAACCTAGTTATACTTGAAAAAACAGGTTTGTACCCTATAATTTaggagaaatctatctatactttatataacaaaattgtaCCCTATAATTTaggagaaatctatctatactttatataacaaaaaagtggctatagaggaaaaaaaattctctccaTTTTCTCCCTTTCTTTTTATTCCAATCATTTTTTAGAAACAATTTGTTCTAATTTAGCGTTTTCCACTCATTTATTCTTTTTGCATCAACTAAACAAACACCaattagggaaaaaaataattaaaataacatgaTTGAATGTTTTCAGTTTACCATTCTTTAAATATATGTGTtttcaatttaccattttctaaatatatttttgcattttatcttttatctttcTAAAAGAGAAATATCAATTTTTAAGATTGAAATAtagattaattaaatctaattatagGTATAGAttgaaaccaaattcaaaatttatgactaaaagtgtaatattttgaaatctaggaaccaaatagaaactagataaaaaaaaatcttgaggcctaaaagatattttttttctaaaaaatgacataaaactaaattatatactactttatataaatatttgaattacaGGCAATgaattaaactcattaaactctatttttatatatagaaattaaaattaagattttcactttttattgactaattttaaaaaaatgaacttgGTTAATAGAAAGGAATTAATCGGACTTATTGGAATTAAAATTTATGATTGAATTTGAATCCCTTAatttggaatatatatatatatatatttccaccccaaaaaaatgaaaaaaaaaaaaaaagaaacttaatactttttaaatattaaattactataTATTGCAaacacataattttttttttaattttttggaaaaatatcaatttatacccctaaactttagatattatatcaatttaaatcccaaACTTTTGTAGTTGTGTCCATTTACATCCTCCATTACATTCTGTTTGGAGAAACCTCGTGTGTGTCAACATGAGTATAACTCAACTAGCATAGTGTTTGTACTATTGC encodes:
- the LOC120083158 gene encoding F-box/kelch-repeat protein At1g30090, with the translated sequence MQRVRLSSQQTPVLKLGDSQMTLSPKFRLAIIKSHLLNPSSDLESSLYGEPLIPGLPDDVALNCLLRLPVHSHAACRVVCKRWHQLLGSKERFFTRRKELGFKEPWLFVFAFHKCTGKIQWQVLDLTHFSWHSIPLMPCKDKVCPHGFRCVSIPHEGTLFVCGGMVSDVDCPLDLVLKYEMQKNRWTVMNQMITARSFFASGVIDGKIYVAGGNSTDLFELDSAEVLDPIQGSWNSIASMGTNMASYDAAVLNGKLLVTEGWLWPFYVAPRGQVYDPTTNHWETMPIGLREGWTGSSVVVYGHLFVVSELERMKLKVYDAASDSWEAIEGPPLPEQICKPFAVNACDSTIYVVGRNLHVAVGRISQLSKKGMSENKWSFNVSWHVVDAPECFSDLTPSSSQVLFA